The genomic stretch TATACTGAAGTAATTAATGAATTTTGCAATTTATATGAAATTCAAGTTTTCTACACGTACTTTAAGTCGTATTTTTTGTATCTCTGTTTGGGTGTGTGTGATTAACTCCTTTCAGTACGTGGAATCTAATCTCTTACTAGTTACAATGGTTGCTGTTATTATTTTCTTAACTTCATTGAGCTTATTAACTCTAAAGTCttcagactttttttttttttttttctggttgTACTTGTCAGTTGACAAATTGCTCAATCTTTAGTGCTATTTTAATCTGCTTGGTTTTTACATATGTGCATTAAAATATTGTTTGGCTTGTTGTAAGAATCGTGGATCCTTTAAAGTCTAATCTGACATAATTGGcccttttaaaatatatatatatatatcaggtTCAAATGGCGATGGAGGTGACACAAATCCTTTTAAATGCACAAGCCGTGGATAGTAGTGTCCGTAATCATGCAGAAGAGAACCTTAAACAATTCCAGGAGCAAAATCTTCCAAGTTTTTTGCTTTCTCTTGCTGGGGAGTTGGCTAATGACGAGAAGCCTGCCGAGAGCCGTAAATTAGCTGGTTTGATCCTTAAGAATGCTTTGGATGCAAAAGAACACAACAGGAAGCTTGAACTTGTACAAAGATGGCTGTCATTGGACCAACCTGTGAAGGCCCATGTTAAAGCTTGCTTGTTAAAAACCCTAACATCTCCTGCCCTTGATGCTCGGTCAACTGCATCACAAGTCATTGCAAAGGTTGCTAGTATCGAGTTGCCACATAAACAATGGCCTGAACTGATCGAAGCTTTGTTGTCAAATACTCATCAGCTTCCAGCTCACACAAGGCAAGCAACTTTGGAAACTCTTGGGTACATATGTGAGGAAGTTTCTCCTGATGCGATAGAGCAGGCTCAGGTGAATAAGATACTTACAGCTGTTGTTCAGGGCATGAATGCAACTGAGAGTAACAATGATGTCAGGCTTGCTGCTACTCGAGCTTTGTATAATGCTTTGGGTTTTGCTCAGGCAAATTTTTCCAACGACATGGAACGAGATTATATTATGAGAGTTGTCTGTGAGGCCACTCTTTCTCCTGAATTGAGGATTCGACAGGCAGCCTTTGAGTGTTTAGTTGCTATATCTTCAACATACTATGAGAGGTTGGCTTCTTATATCCAGGACATTTTTAACATTACAGCAAAGGCTATCAAAGAAGATGAAGAACCTGTTGCACTACAAGCTGTTGAGTTTTGGAGTTCAATTTGTGATGAAGAGATAGATATCTTAGAAGAGTATGGAGGAGAATTTAGTGGGGACTCTGATATTCCGTGCTTTTATTTTGTAAAGCAGGCTCTACCAGCCCTTGTGCCATTGTTGTTGGAAACTTTGCTTAAGCAAGAAGAAGATCAGGATCAGGATGAAGGAGCTTGGAATATTGCAATGGCTGGAGGCACATGCTTGGGTTTGGTTGCACGTACAGTTGGTGATGCCATTGTCCCATTGGTAATGCCATTCATTGAGGAGAACATAGCAAAGCCAGATTGGAGACAAAGGGAAGCGGCCACTTATGCATTTGGCTCTATTCTAGAAGGTCCATCCCCAGACAAGCTCACCCCCCTTGTTAATGTTGCTCTGACCTTTATGCTTAATGCTCTGATGAACGATCCAAATAATCATGTGAAAGACACTACAGCGTGGACACTTGGAAGAATTTTTGAGTTTATGCATGGGTCAACCCTGGAGACACCGATAATTACCCAAGCAAATTGCCAACAGATTATGACAGTTCTTCTTcagagcatgaatgatgttcctAATGTTGCTGAGAAAGCTTGCGGCGCTCTGTATTTCCTAGCTCAGGGTTATGAGGACGTGGAACAATCATCCTCTCCATTGACTCCGTtttttcatgatattattcaGGCTCTTCTCAATGTGACTCATCGGGCTGATGCTGGAGAGTCACGCCTTCGAACAGCAGCCTATGAGACCTTAAATGAAGTTGTCAGGTGTTCTACTGATGATACAGCTCCGATAGTGATGCATTTGGTTCCTGCCATTATTTCGGAGCTGGACCAGACTTTTACAGCACAATGTAGTTCATCGGAAGAGAGAGAGAAGCGTAATGAACTACAAGGTCTTCTCTGTGGCTGCTTGCAGGTCATGATTCAGAAACTAGGTTCATCTGAACCGACAAAGAGTCCTTTTTTGCAATATGCTGACCAAATGATGACCCTGTTTCTGAGAGTATTCGGTAGTAAAAGTGCCACAGCTCATGAGGAGGCTATGCTTGCCATTGGAGCTCTTGCCTATTGTGCAGGCTCTGACTTTGCAAAGTACATGCAAGAGTTTTACAAGTATTTGGAAATGGGTCTTCAAGATTTCGAGGACTACCAGGTCTGTGCCATTACAGTTGGTGTGGTGGGGGATATTTGCAGAGCACTAGAAGGTAGTATATTG from Humulus lupulus chromosome 5, drHumLupu1.1, whole genome shotgun sequence encodes the following:
- the LOC133778690 gene encoding importin subunit beta-1-like, giving the protein MAMEVTQILLNAQAVDSSVRNHAEENLKQFQEQNLPSFLLSLAGELANDEKPAESRKLAGLILKNALDAKEHNRKLELVQRWLSLDQPVKAHVKACLLKTLTSPALDARSTASQVIAKVASIELPHKQWPELIEALLSNTHQLPAHTRQATLETLGYICEEVSPDAIEQAQVNKILTAVVQGMNATESNNDVRLAATRALYNALGFAQANFSNDMERDYIMRVVCEATLSPELRIRQAAFECLVAISSTYYERLASYIQDIFNITAKAIKEDEEPVALQAVEFWSSICDEEIDILEEYGGEFSGDSDIPCFYFVKQALPALVPLLLETLLKQEEDQDQDEGAWNIAMAGGTCLGLVARTVGDAIVPLVMPFIEENIAKPDWRQREAATYAFGSILEGPSPDKLTPLVNVALTFMLNALMNDPNNHVKDTTAWTLGRIFEFMHGSTLETPIITQANCQQIMTVLLQSMNDVPNVAEKACGALYFLAQGYEDVEQSSSPLTPFFHDIIQALLNVTHRADAGESRLRTAAYETLNEVVRCSTDDTAPIVMHLVPAIISELDQTFTAQCSSSEEREKRNELQGLLCGCLQVMIQKLGSSEPTKSPFLQYADQMMTLFLRVFGSKSATAHEEAMLAIGALAYCAGSDFAKYMQEFYKYLEMGLQDFEDYQVCAITVGVVGDICRALEGSILPYCDGIMTQLLKNLSSNQLHRSVKPPIFSCFGDIALAIGENFEKYLVYAMPMLQGAAELSVNTSGADDDMIEYTNTLRNGILEAYSGIFQGFKGSAKIQLLMPFAPHVLQFLDSLFMEKDMDDVVTKTAIGVLGDLADTLGSNAGILIQQSLSSKDFLNECLTSDDHLIKESAEWAKLAISRAISF